One Arthrobacter sp. StoSoilB20 DNA segment encodes these proteins:
- a CDS encoding MFS transporter, translating into MTSIESTLALSEVERHREARRVVQSSFLGSVLEFYDFLLYGVAAALVFGPVFFSNLPSSVATIASLGTFAAGYLARPIGGIIFGHFGDRLGRKSMLLWSLSIMGVASFLVGLVPPESVIGPWGAVSLVLLRLMQGVALGGEWGGATLMALEHADPGKRGFMAAFVNAGAPAGGIIGTLVMGLFSAILNEADFLSWGWRVPFLLSALMLALGLYIRLKVSESPLFVAAAHQKKGKESTAAPIVAIMKSPRTVLVVALACIASFALQSSITTFGLSYAVDQGSAREDVLFGFTIGQIAAIVLILAYAKLSDRVGRRPVMIFGCIASIVLIYPMFELLKAGGIMFTALAFVVFCIGQNAIYGPMGAFISEQFATQSRYTGASVGYQLASLVGAGFTPTVVAAVYAASEKSIMPVLILIAAISAISAVFLWISQETRSRDLTK; encoded by the coding sequence ATGACGTCTATCGAAAGCACCCTCGCATTATCCGAAGTTGAACGACACCGTGAGGCGCGCCGCGTGGTCCAGTCCAGCTTTCTGGGAAGCGTTCTGGAATTTTACGATTTCCTGCTCTACGGCGTCGCAGCCGCGCTGGTGTTCGGCCCAGTGTTCTTCTCGAATCTCCCATCATCGGTAGCGACCATCGCTTCGTTGGGAACCTTCGCGGCGGGTTACCTGGCCCGGCCGATCGGCGGCATCATTTTCGGACACTTCGGTGACCGGCTCGGCCGCAAGAGCATGTTGCTCTGGTCCTTGTCCATTATGGGAGTCGCGTCGTTCCTGGTTGGTCTTGTACCGCCGGAATCGGTAATAGGTCCTTGGGGTGCAGTCAGCCTCGTACTGCTAAGGCTCATGCAGGGTGTGGCTTTAGGTGGCGAGTGGGGTGGAGCGACCCTTATGGCGCTTGAACACGCCGACCCTGGAAAACGGGGATTCATGGCCGCCTTTGTCAATGCCGGTGCGCCTGCCGGCGGGATCATTGGCACGCTGGTGATGGGCCTTTTCTCGGCAATTCTCAATGAAGCCGACTTCCTGTCCTGGGGCTGGCGCGTACCCTTCCTCCTTTCCGCCCTCATGCTTGCCCTCGGACTCTACATTCGGCTGAAAGTCTCCGAGAGCCCGCTCTTCGTTGCTGCGGCTCATCAAAAGAAGGGTAAAGAAAGCACTGCCGCTCCAATCGTGGCAATTATGAAGTCGCCTCGTACAGTCCTCGTCGTCGCCCTGGCCTGCATCGCAAGCTTTGCCCTGCAGTCGAGCATTACAACGTTTGGCCTCTCGTATGCTGTCGATCAAGGCTCGGCACGTGAGGACGTACTCTTCGGCTTTACCATCGGCCAGATTGCCGCGATCGTACTCATCCTTGCCTACGCAAAGCTATCGGACCGTGTTGGCCGGCGCCCTGTGATGATCTTCGGCTGCATAGCGTCAATCGTTCTTATCTACCCCATGTTTGAATTGCTGAAAGCCGGCGGCATAATGTTCACCGCCCTCGCCTTCGTCGTGTTCTGCATCGGACAAAACGCCATCTACGGACCAATGGGGGCGTTTATCTCGGAGCAGTTCGCTACCCAAAGCCGGTACACCGGCGCTTCAGTGGGATATCAGCTTGCAAGCCTCGTGGGTGCGGGCTTTACCCCGACAGTTGTGGCCGCTGTTTACGCTGCGTCTGAGAAGTCAATCATGCCGGTGCTCATTCTTATCGCGGCCATATCAGCCATCAGCGCAGTGTTCCTGTGGATCTCACAGGAAACCCGCAGCCGTGACCTGACGAAATAA
- a CDS encoding LysR family transcriptional regulator: protein MDRRALEYFETVARLGSVSGAAAEMSVTQPAISKQISRLEAELAVRLFHRTPTGMSTTAAGQVLLELGEDVLSRFERAEGIIKSRFRGQSSFRIACPHSTADILASFISARDAPIVDVEILLANELDGVLDREVDMAVSSLSPPRSRAQLPVATIPITVQSQPDSNARFGTASHVDLESLKDDWVIVARSGVQVVVTKAMSGFGTPAMIRDVSTGAMAQALAANGHGHALVTEPARFGLQTLPAYADNRPLEIVHHASWDATHYASDELRRLARELRQFMTDDWEWRQTTSS, encoded by the coding sequence ATGGATAGGAGAGCACTGGAGTACTTTGAGACAGTGGCCCGACTGGGTTCAGTCAGCGGTGCGGCCGCTGAGATGTCCGTCACCCAACCGGCCATCTCCAAGCAGATCAGCCGCCTTGAGGCAGAACTGGCAGTACGGTTATTCCACCGCACCCCCACCGGCATGTCGACAACCGCCGCCGGGCAGGTACTGCTTGAGCTCGGCGAAGATGTCCTGTCGCGTTTCGAGCGTGCAGAAGGCATCATCAAGTCAAGGTTTCGAGGGCAATCATCCTTCCGCATCGCCTGTCCTCATTCCACCGCCGACATTCTCGCTTCTTTCATTTCCGCAAGAGACGCACCCATCGTCGACGTCGAAATTCTCTTGGCCAATGAACTGGATGGTGTACTCGACCGCGAGGTTGACATGGCTGTAAGCTCGCTGTCGCCACCTCGCAGCCGGGCCCAGCTCCCAGTGGCAACCATCCCTATCACTGTACAAAGCCAACCGGATTCAAATGCCCGGTTCGGCACAGCCTCACACGTTGATCTGGAAAGCCTGAAGGACGACTGGGTGATCGTGGCTCGAAGCGGCGTGCAGGTAGTGGTGACCAAGGCCATGTCCGGCTTCGGCACACCCGCCATGATCCGGGACGTCTCCACCGGCGCCATGGCCCAAGCCCTTGCAGCAAACGGGCACGGGCACGCCCTCGTGACAGAGCCTGCGCGCTTCGGCCTTCAAACCCTCCCCGCCTATGCGGACAACAGGCCATTGGAAATAGTCCACCATGCATCCTGGGACGCCACCCATTACGCCTCCGACGAGCTTCGACGCCTGGCCCGCGAACTCCGTCAATTCATGACCGACGACTGGGAGTGGCGACAAACGACAAGTTCATAG